In Sphaeramia orbicularis chromosome 15, fSphaOr1.1, whole genome shotgun sequence, a single genomic region encodes these proteins:
- the LOC115433891 gene encoding pro-neuregulin-3, membrane-bound isoform-like yields the protein MSHKGRQGRMSECSGAAVSGAVILEEPEAAGASGGRGEGQAQDQGPLRCAFWPRQQTWLCVVPLLIGFIGLGLSLMLLKWIVVGTVRDYVPTDLVDANRIGQDPIFLSKPSGIPKSPDTTTTTTTTITTVDGGNPTARAVTVAKGRTRFSATTTAVNARGGGGAFGNQVTPRNPGNRNGRGPAGFTTTTVAPRTIFTIGAGTSTPSPSNPTVLHDSTQMWTPEQTTTETVSTTLTTRTHSHRKTPSKIVASFSLGGCVVLAFLVEALELTLLEKYNKEARRRQSRRQL from the exons ATGAGCCATAAAGGACGGCAGGGAAGGATGAGCGAGTGTTCTGGGGCAGCTGTATCCGGGGCAGTGATCCTGGAGGAACCCGAGGCTGCAGGTGCTTCTGGGGGCCGTGGCGAGGGACAGGCTCAGGATCAGGGCCCCCTTCGCTGTGCGTTTTGGCCTCGCCAGCAGACATGGCTGTGTGTGGTCCCCTTGCTTATCGGTTTCATCGGCCTTGGATTGAGCCTGATGCTGCTCAAGTGGATTGTCGTTGGGACAGTACGGGATTACGTGCCAACGGACCTGGTGGATGCTAATCGAATAGGCCAGGATCCTATATTCCTTTCTAAGCCAAGTGGGATTCCCAAAAGccctgatactactactactactaccacaactatTACTACAGTTGATGGAGGAAACCCCACAGCTAGAGCTGTAACCGTGGCAAAAGGTAGAACTCGTTTCAGCGCTACCACCACGGCTGTAAACgccagagggggaggaggagcctTCGGTAACCAAGTAACCCCTCGAAATCCCGGGAATCGTAACGGACGTGGACCCGCTGGTTTTACTACAACCACCGTGGCGCCCAGGACCATCTTCACAATTGGAGCGGGAACTTCTACACCTTCGCCGTCTAATCCAACGGTACTCCATGACTCTACACAGATGTGGACCCCGGAACAAACTACAACTGAGACAGTCTCCACCACGCTTACCACGCGCACTCACAGCCACCGCAAAACAC CTTCAAAGATTGTTGCCAGCTTCTCTCTGGGAGGCTGCGTGGTACTGGCTTTTCTGGTGGAGGCCTTGGAGCTGACACTGCTGGAGAAATACAACAAAGAAGCACGGAGGAGACAGTCAAGACGGCAACTTTAG